In Campylobacter showae, the genomic stretch TACTTTTGCCGTCGCGGCGGGCGTTTTGGCGCTTAGTCTCGTTATCGCCGTAGTTTCTGCATGGCTGGTGGCGAACTACCGCTTTGCGCTATCAAATTTCTTTGAATATGCCCTCATCCTTCCGTTTGCGATTCCTGCTTATATATTTAGCTTTTGCTACGTCGGGATTATGGATTACGGTGGATATTTTCATCAAATTTTTGGCTTTAGGTTAGAGTTTATGAATATCTACGGAGCGATTTTTGTGCTGTCGTTGTCGCTTTATCCATACATCTATATGTTTGCCAAAACCTCGTTTAAAACGCAGTCCGCAGCGATTTACGATGTTTGTAAAATTTATAAGCTCTCAGGCGCCGCCGTGTTTTTTAGGGTTGCGATATTTCTGTCACGTCCGGCGATCGTGGGCGGAGCGATGCTGGTGCTCATGGAGACGCTTAGCGATTACGGCACGGCGGCTTATTACGGCGTAGAGACTTTTAGCGCGGGCATTTTTAAGCTATGGTTTGACATGGGCGACTCGTACTCCGCGTCAGTGCTAGCGGGGCTTTTGATGATGTTCGTGTTTGTTTTGATGATATTTGAGCACGTTAATAAAAACTCTAAAAAATACAGCTTCTCCACGCACGACACCTCCAAATTTACGCAAAAAAAGGAGCTTGGTAAATTTGGCTCGGCGGCGGCGTTTTTGTGGTGCGCGAGCGTGTTTTGTCTGGCGTTTGCCTTTCCTTTTACCTGGCTTTTGTATTGGAGTATTCACGAGCTGGATAGTTTTAAATTTGAGTTTGTACAGATGGCGGCAAATTCGCTTCTGATGGCTGCAGGCGCAGCGATACTCATCACGGCGGTGAGTTTTTTCCTCGTTTTTGCGACGAGACTTATAAAAAACAAAGCGCTAAACGCCTTTTTGCTAAAATCTGTCTCGCTAGGCTACGCGCTGCCGGGCGCTAGTATCGGGCTTTGCGTGATGATAGTTTTTGGTTATATTGACCGAAATTTCGGTACGCATCTACTCTCGTCGAGCTTTGTAGTGCTGATTTTTGGCTACGTCGTGCGCTTTTTGGCGACCTCGATATATGCCGTCGAGAGCGGATACACCAAGATCCCGGCAAGCATCGACGATGCCGCGCTTTTGCTAAACGGCTCGCGGTTAAATTTGTTTTTCAAAGTGCATTTTCCGCTGCTTCGCCACTTTTTCTTTCTCTCGCTCATCGTCGTTTTTATCGACATCATTAAGGAGTTGCCGCTTAGCCTCATTTTGCGGCCTTTGGGCTTTGAGACGCTTAGTATCAGGGCGTTTTTCTACGCTGCTGACGAGAGGCTTTATGCTGCGGCTCTGCCGTCGTTTCTCATCGTTTCGATGTCGCTAGTTGCCGTCCTTTGGCTAGAGATAATCTCCAGAAAAAAACAAGAAAGATAAAAACATGGCTGAAATTTTAAAAGTCGTAAATTTAAACAAGAAATTCGGAAATTTAGAGGTTTTAAAGGACGTAAATTTAAGCCTTAACGAGGGCGAAATTTTAAGCATTTTAGGCGATAGCGGCTGCGGCAAAAGCACACTTTTGCGCATTATAGCGGGACTTGAGACGCCAAGCGGCGGGCAAATCGCCGTAAAAGACGGCTTCGGTACGGCTATGATGTTTCAGAGCTACGCGCTTTTTCCTCATTTAAGCGTATGTAAAAACGTAGAATTTGCGCTGTGGCGACTCCCTAGCGCCGAGCGAGCCCAAAGGAGCGCGCAGCTGCTGGAGAAATTTAAAATCTCCGAACTAAAGGACAAAACTCCCGATCAAATTTCGGGCGGTCAAGCGCAAAGAACGGCCTTTGCCAGAGCCGTAGCAAACCGCGAAAAGCTGCTTTTGCTCGATGAGCCCTTCGCAAACCTTGATCGCAACCTAAAAAGCGCGCTAAGAGGCGAGCTAAAACAGATGATAAAGGCAAACGGCATCAGTGCGGTCATGGTAACGCACGATAAAGAGGACGCCTTTTTGCTAAGCGATAAAATCGCGCTGATAAAAGGCGGCAAGGTCCTAGCTTTCGGCGCGCCCAGGGAGCTGTATTTTAACCCAGCTTCTTACGAGATCGCTTGCTTTTTGGGCGATATGAATTTGATCGATGAGCGGGATGCGCAAAATTTGCCGGCTGAATTTAGAGCGTGGCTGGAGCAAAGAAACTTTATGTTTCGTCCGGAGCTAATAATAAGCGGCGAGAAATACGAAGCAGACGTGACTGAAGCAAAGTTTTTAGGCACATTTTACGAGTTAAATTTGGAGTTTTGCGGAGTTAAATTTAAAGCCGTCGTTAGCTCAAATTTGCAGATTTGCGATAAATTTAAATTTGACCTGGCTTAAATTTGGACGGGCTTAGTATAGCCGCGCGATTTTTTATCGTCTAAATTTGCCTAAAACGCAAATTTGACGAATTTGGCTTAGTCTTGATTGCGGTTTTCGACGTAATCCACTCTCGACCAGGCAAGCACGTAGATAAACCCTAACGCTAGATAGATGCCAAGCACCGCAAGCTCGATAGGGTAGGGATCGCGCAGGGCTTTGGTTAGTAAAAGCTTTAGCGCCGCAGCGATAAAAGTGCCGATCACGCAAAGTACGGCATAGCCTGAAAACATGGCGTTTTGCGTGACGTCACCGAGTTTTAAATTTATCTTTATCCAAAGCAAAAAGGCAAGCACCGCCGTGCCGCAAATGACGAAAAATAGGACCTTGTGCGTGCTGGCTGGTGCGTAGTTTGTGCTAAAACTTAGCAAAATCATTGTGCTGCTAATAGCGATAAAAATGCGGTAAAGCTTAAACACGCCTCCGCCTGCGAGTTTGTTTACCTTTGATATAGCGCCGTAAAGGCAGATGACGGAGACGAATAACATCGCTACGCGCGCGCTCGTTGCGATATCAAAGAGGCTTTTTGGTAAAACCATCTCTTGCGAGAGCAAATTTAAAATAACCAAAATCCCCGACGTCATACCGAGCGTCCTTGCCGTACTTATGCGTCCTATAAAGTTTTCTTGCATATTTTTCCTTTTATTAAGTTAATAAAAATTTTACACAAACAAGTTTAAAATATTTATTAAATTTAACCTAGCAGGCCGGGTAAAAATCACGGCATAAAAATACAAAAAAGAGAAGTCATAAGCAGGAAAAAGTATCGTTTGCGTCAAATTTGAGTTTCTAGAATGAAAGATGATTTGAGACCGCAAACAGGAAAATAGAATTTACGCCTGATAAATTTGGGTGGCTTACGTGTAGTTTAATAAACGCCGCAAAGCTCGTAGTCTGCGCAAATTACTAATCTAAAATTTTAAATAATCGGCAAATTTCACGAACTTGTAAATTTCAAAATACATAAAATTTTACGCACAGCGCAAAATTTGCCGATTAATAACCCAAAAACTACTTCACCTGCGCGCTAAAAATCTGTGTGATACTGGGTATCTGCTCGCCCGCAACGTCAAATTCCGCCGTTTTCATCCGCACGCGGTAAAGCGCGTTTAAATTTTCCTCGTTCAAAACCTCGGCGCTGGGCCCGTAAACGTAGCTAAGATCGTCTTTTAAAATGAGCGTGCGGTCTGCCACCGCAAGAGCGTGGTTTGGCTGATGCGTGGTAAAAACGATGCTGGCGTTGCTTTTTTGCTTTAAATTTACGATGAGGCTTAGCACGCGGTCTTGGTTTTTTATATCAAGCGCGCTGGCAGGCTCGTCCAAAAATAAAATTTCGCTCTTGCTCGCGATTGCCCTGGCAAAGAGCACGAGCTGCTTTTGACCGCCCGAGAGCGAGTTAAAGCGCTTGTTTTTCAGATGCGAGATTTCAAGGCTCTCAAGCGCGTCCAGGCAGATCTGCACGTCGCGTTTGCTCGGCTTTGAAAATAGCGAAATATCGCGCACGCGTCCCATCGCCACGATGTCTTGCACGCTGTAATCAAACGCCACGCTAAAGCTTTGCGGCAGAAAGCCGAATTTTGCCTGCGTACTAAGATGCCCTTCTTTGAGGCCTAGAATTCCCATCATGCACGACATCAGCGTGCTTTTGCCCTGACCGTTAAGTCCTAAAATCGCTAAAATTTGACCCCGCTCAATCTCAAAGCTCAATTTTTTAAAAAGAAATTTGCCCTCTTCGTAGAAAAATCCAGCGTCTTTGATCGAGAGCAAACTACCTTCTGTTCGCATCGGCGCTCCTTTTTAAGAGGATGGCGAATGTCGGGCTGCCGATGAGCGCGGAGATGATGCTAAGCGGCACTTCGCTAGAGCTGATCGAGCGCGATACGTCGTCGATAGCGAGCATAAAAACGGCTCCCGCGACGAAGCAAGCGGGCATGGAGCGCAAGTGATCGCTGCCAAATATCATCCTGGCTACGTGCGGTACCACCAGGCCGATCCAGCCGATGTTTCCGCTAACGCTGACCTGCGCGGCGACTAGCAGGGTGCAGATGACGAGGATGACCGAGCGCAGCCGCACGATGTTTACGCCGAGCACCTTTAGATCGCCGTCTTCGAGGCTGAGTAGGTTAAATCGCCACCGCATCGCGATGAGCGCCGCGACGCAGGGCGCCGAAACGGCGGCGAGCATGACGAGCTTGTCGTAATCAGCCCGCACAAAGCTGCCAAGCAGCCAATAGATGATGTTTGGCAGCACGTCTTCGTTGTCGGCTAGATACTGTACGAGGCTCGTTAGCGCGGCAAAAACGCCGTTTATGACGATGCCAGCTAGGATGAGCGAAAAGACGTCGCTGCGCGAGACGAATTTGGCGATAAAATAGAGCATAAAAAGCGCTGCAAGCCCGAAAAAGAAGGCAAAGCCTACGATAAAATAGGAGCCAAAACCTAGCATGATACAAAGCGCGCCGCCAAATGCCGCCGCGGTGCTAACGCCTACGATGTGCGGGCCTACGAGCGGGTTTTTAAACACCGCCTGAAGCGCGAGGCCGCTAAGCGCCAGTATCCCGCCGCAAAGGCTCGAAAGTAGGGCGCGCGGGATGCGGATATCTAGCACAACGCTCTTTGCCGTCTCGTCGGCGGAGGAGCCGAGTAAAATTTTACCCGTCTCCTCTAGGCTAACCGGATACTGCCCGATGCCCAGCGATACCGCAAATAGCAGGATCCAGAGCAGCAGCAGGGCGGAAAATTTCATTTATAGCTCGTGCGGTAGAATTTTTGATAAAATTCCTCCACTTTTTTGTCAAACTCCGCCTCGTCAAAGTGCGTCGGATAGAGCTTCATCGCTAGCCACCACTCGCCAAGCGCCATGGCTTCGGCGGTCGGATAGCCCCACGCTTTGGCGTATTCGGGCATCATGTAAATTTTATCCTCTTTGACCGCGCTCAAATTTACAAGCTGCGGGTTGGATTTAAGCTCGGCGGGCACCTGAGGGTAGCGATCCTGCACGAAGATCATCTGCGGCGCCCACGCTAAAACTTGCTCTGCAGATACCTGTTTGTAGCCTTTTATACTCTCTGCCGCGACGTTTTGCGCGCCTGCACGCATAAACATTATGCCCGTGTATTTGCCGCTGCCGTAGGTCGTGAGATCGGGATTTGCCATGTAAATTTTAGGCCTTTTATCCACGATGAAGTCGCTAAATTTAGCCTTTAGCTGCTCTTGTGAGGTTTTGACGAAGCTTATGAGCTCGGCGGCCTCTTTTTCGCGGTTTGCGACTTTGCCAAGAAGCTCGATCCCGTCGTAAAAGCCCTCGGTGTAGGCCGCTTCGTCGTCTTTGAAGGTCGGATTTAGCTTGCTCTTATCGGCGGCGTCGCTGCGCTGAAAGCTAACGGCGACGACAGGGATTTTGAGCTCGCTCATCTTATCGATGTATTCTTGTGGGATGTAGTTTGTGACGATCACGACGTCGGGCTTTAGCTTAAGCACCGCTTCGTAGTTGATGACCTTTAGATCGCCAGGCGTCTGCATGTCTTTTAGGCTTGGCGCTAGGCGGACGTAGTTTTTGCCGAGCGACTTTTCCCATGACTCCTGAATGCCGACAACTTTATCCAGCGCGTTTAGCTCATTGAGCGCGTTTAGGCTTTGGTGCTGAAGCACGACTATGCGCTTAACCTCATCCGGTAGCGTGACATCGCGGCCTAGCTGATCGGTTACGACGCGATCGGCAAAAAGCGAACTCGCGCACAGCGCAAGAGCTAGCGCGAAAGAGTGAGGCTTACTCATGTTTTTTCCTTAAGTTTTTAAATTATATTTATTTATTGGCTTAGAATTGGTATTTTTAACCCATAAATAAATAGTAGTATATTACAAGAACGGCGATGAATTTATTATAAATTTGCAGATTTTGTTTTACGGGTAAATTTGAGGGGCGACATTGGTGTAGTTTTTGATAAATTTAGCGAAACGACAAGCGTGGTAGCTGCGATGAAATTTGAAATTTATAAATTTTAAGGCTGCGCAAGAGTGATATTTTTGATCCTAGTCCAAGCTGCTAGTTCGTAAAGCGGGATTAAGAGCGCTATCGTAAGCAGCGCATACGGAGTTACTGAACCTTTAAGTGGCGAAATATCGATAAGCTGAAGCGCTGTGCACATAAAGGCTAAGCCTGGGTAGAAGTAGAAAGCACTGTTCTGCGTATCTTTGCCGAGCAGATAGTACGCAACGCCGAGCATAAGCCAAAAATAGATAGTTAGAATAGAGCCTATAGTAAGAAATATCGTAATGGCCGAGCCTTGTATATTTAAAAAATTATTTGCGACTGATCTGATTACAGAATAAGCATTGTCGACAAAAGAGCCTCCGATCTGCGCCGCGGCATACTCTACCGCGCTAAAACCGACTTGACTTACCGAATACAATGCCATAGATAACCATAAAATCGCCATTAGCGCCGCTGCGATTAGCGCGGAGGAAGTTTTGATAAAAAGTTTGCTTGCGGATAGTTTGGAAATTTGTCTAGCGGCAAGAAGCCTAAAAATCATCGATGCGAGAAATATAAGCCAAACGAAAAACACGGCGGTCAAAAAACCAGCCAGCGAGACGCGGCTACAAAATTCGCACAAAATCCAAATAGATATGTAGCCGCAGATTAGCAGAATATTAGAAGCTATGCCGCGGAATTTTATCTCGGTCAGGAGCTTCTGATTCATCTTTGCGCCTTTGGATTTTCTTTAAATTTGGTAGTTGATTTTATTTGCCGATCGGCTATAAAAGAGGAGGGCTAAATTTAGCCCTCGATGTAGTTTTTGAGTTTTCTACCGACTTTTGGGTGCTTTAGTTTTTTGATCGCAGAGCTTTCGATCTGGCGGACGCGCTCGCGTGTTACGTTTAGCTCTTTGCCGATCTCTTCTAGCGTGCGGTCGCTCTCGTCATCTAAAAGGCCAAATCTCATCCTGATGACGGCTTTTTCGCGCTCGTTTAGCTGATCCAGGACTTCGTCGATCTGCTCTTTTAGATCGTTTTTTAGGATGTGATCCATCGGGCTTAGCGAGCTTCTATCCTCGACAAAATCTCCAAATTTACCGTCGTCTTCGTTGCCGATAGGAGCTTCTAGGCTGATAGGCTCTTTGGTTATTTTGATGACCTGTTTTATCTTGTCCGCGCTTAGTCCGACCTCGGCTGCGATTACGTTTATATCAGGCTCTTTGCCTTCTTCTTGTAAGTATTTTCGGTTGATTTTGTTGATACGGTTTATCGTTTCTATCATATGGATAGGTATGCGTATCGTGCGTGCTTGATCAGCGATAGCGCGGCTAATAGCCTGACGTATCCACCACGTCGCATAGGTAGAAAATTTATACCCTTTTTTATATTCAAATTTATCAACCGCTTTCATTAGCCCGATATTGCCCTCTTGAATCAAGTCTAAAAACGGCAAACCGCGGTTCGTGTAGCGCTTGGCGATACTTACGACAAGACGTAAATTTGACTTTGCCATCCTAGCTTTTGCTTCGTCGGATATCTTTTTGCCGCGTTTGATCTGCTCTAAAATTTCCTTTAAAAGTATCGGATCTAGGTTAAATCCGCTCTTGCTCGCTTCCTTGGTCGCAAATAGCTTTTTGATCTCCACGTAGGTTGATACCATCGTAGCCTCGGGTACTCGCGCGATTATATCTTCTTTGCTGAGCTTGATGATATCTTTTAGGATCGACTTGTGATTTTTCTTTAGCTCGTCGCTAAACATAGGCAGCTTATACTCGAGTCTTTTTAGCTCTCTGTCAAATTCATCATCGCTCTTTAGCGCCGTTTCCATCGACTTTACGATCTCGGTTATGAGCTTGCTGGTAGGGCCTAGATCCATTAGCTTGTCTTTTAAAATTTTCTTTTTAAACGCAAGCGTTATCTTTGCTAAAAACTCATCCTCAGTCTCTACTTCGTTTTGTTTATTTGCAGTTTTTAACCACTCTTTTTTGGCCTTTTCGAGCGCTTTAAAGCTTTCGATTACTTTTTCGGCTCGTTTGTCGTCTTTTTTATTGTGTTTTTTTGGCTTGGCTTCTTTCTCTTCGCCTTCCTCGACATCATCCTCGACTTCTTCGTTTTCTTCCTCTTCTTCGACCTCTTCGCTACCTTCCTCACCTTCGTCGTCAAAGCTTCTAAAAAGCTCTTTTACGCGGCGTTCGCGGTTTATAAGCGGCTCTTTGTAGTCAAGAATAAAATCGATAAGGTATGGTACCGAGCAAAATGCGTCGATGATGATATCTTCGCCAAGTTCGATTTTTTTGCTGATTTCTACTTCTTCTTCTTTGGTTAGTAGCGCGATTTGACCCATTTCGCGCAGATACATACGCACTGGGCTATCCGAGCGCGACCACTCGAGCAGGTCCGTTTCGCTGGCGAGGTCAAATTCTTCTTCCAGATTGTCGTCGGCTAGTTTTGCTAGCTCCTCGCGGCGCTTTTTAGCATCTTCGATGTTGCGCATTTTTGCGATTTCAGCCGAGGTTATGAGCTGGACTTTATTTTCTTTTGCCAGCGATTCTATTTTTTTTGCTATCGCTGCCGTCGGCGCTTTGTCTAGAAATTTAACAAGTTTTTCGTAAGTGATATAGCCTTTGGCATTTTCTTTGAAAAGCTCTTCTATGAGCGACAATGCCTCTTTTTTTGCGGTACTCATTCGGGATTCCTTCTTTTTGTAGAAAACGAGGATTATACCCAAACTTCTTTAAATATTAATAAAAATACGATTATTCGGGCGTTTTTATGTAGGCTAAATTTGCTGAAAATTTTATTAAATTTAATTTGGAACGAAAGTTGCTAATGTTGTCAGAAAAATGCGATAAATCGCGCCAAATTTGTAAAAATAAAACAGTGAGGCGAAGTATCGTGAGGTGGATTTGAATATCGTGAAGCCAAAATTTTGCGTAGGCTAGGCGAGTGGCCTGCCGAGCTAAATTTTGGCAAACCCATTCAAAGATGCTCGCGAGACAAGTCGCCAAAATAAGGAAAAGTAAATGAACAACGGCTACTACCAAGCAACCGGCGCCATGGTGACGCAGTTTAACCGCCTAGACGTCATCGCAAACAATCTTGCCAATATAAACACTATCGGTTTTAAACGCGACGACGTCGTGGTGGGTGATTTTGAGAGGATTTTTAAGGAGTACCG encodes the following:
- a CDS encoding ABC transporter permease, which codes for MKVKFGAILIALIVLIPIFSIFFEIALGDYSLLEHFFKYLFMRYIQGTFAVAAGVLALSLVIAVVSAWLVANYRFALSNFFEYALILPFAIPAYIFSFCYVGIMDYGGYFHQIFGFRLEFMNIYGAIFVLSLSLYPYIYMFAKTSFKTQSAAIYDVCKIYKLSGAAVFFRVAIFLSRPAIVGGAMLVLMETLSDYGTAAYYGVETFSAGIFKLWFDMGDSYSASVLAGLLMMFVFVLMIFEHVNKNSKKYSFSTHDTSKFTQKKELGKFGSAAAFLWCASVFCLAFAFPFTWLLYWSIHELDSFKFEFVQMAANSLLMAAGAAILITAVSFFLVFATRLIKNKALNAFLLKSVSLGYALPGASIGLCVMIVFGYIDRNFGTHLLSSSFVVLIFGYVVRFLATSIYAVESGYTKIPASIDDAALLLNGSRLNLFFKVHFPLLRHFFFLSLIVVFIDIIKELPLSLILRPLGFETLSIRAFFYAADERLYAAALPSFLIVSMSLVAVLWLEIISRKKQER
- a CDS encoding ABC transporter ATP-binding protein, which translates into the protein MRTEGSLLSIKDAGFFYEEGKFLFKKLSFEIERGQILAILGLNGQGKSTLMSCMMGILGLKEGHLSTQAKFGFLPQSFSVAFDYSVQDIVAMGRVRDISLFSKPSKRDVQICLDALESLEISHLKNKRFNSLSGGQKQLVLFARAIASKSEILFLDEPASALDIKNQDRVLSLIVNLKQKSNASIVFTTHQPNHALAVADRTLILKDDLSYVYGPSAEVLNEENLNALYRVRMKTAEFDVAGEQIPSITQIFSAQVK
- a CDS encoding FecCD family ABC transporter permease; its protein translation is MKFSALLLLWILLFAVSLGIGQYPVSLEETGKILLGSSADETAKSVVLDIRIPRALLSSLCGGILALSGLALQAVFKNPLVGPHIVGVSTAAAFGGALCIMLGFGSYFIVGFAFFFGLAALFMLYFIAKFVSRSDVFSLILAGIVINGVFAALTSLVQYLADNEDVLPNIIYWLLGSFVRADYDKLVMLAAVSAPCVAALIAMRWRFNLLSLEDGDLKVLGVNIVRLRSVILVICTLLVAAQVSVSGNIGWIGLVVPHVARMIFGSDHLRSMPACFVAGAVFMLAIDDVSRSISSSEVPLSIISALIGSPTFAILLKRSADANRR
- a CDS encoding ABC transporter substrate-binding protein — its product is MSKPHSFALALALCASSLFADRVVTDQLGRDVTLPDEVKRIVVLQHQSLNALNELNALDKVVGIQESWEKSLGKNYVRLAPSLKDMQTPGDLKVINYEAVLKLKPDVVIVTNYIPQEYIDKMSELKIPVVAVSFQRSDAADKSKLNPTFKDDEAAYTEGFYDGIELLGKVANREKEAAELISFVKTSQEQLKAKFSDFIVDKRPKIYMANPDLTTYGSGKYTGIMFMRAGAQNVAAESIKGYKQVSAEQVLAWAPQMIFVQDRYPQVPAELKSNPQLVNLSAVKEDKIYMMPEYAKAWGYPTAEAMALGEWWLAMKLYPTHFDEAEFDKKVEEFYQKFYRTSYK
- the rpoD gene encoding RNA polymerase sigma factor RpoD translates to MSTAKKEALSLIEELFKENAKGYITYEKLVKFLDKAPTAAIAKKIESLAKENKVQLITSAEIAKMRNIEDAKKRREELAKLADDNLEEEFDLASETDLLEWSRSDSPVRMYLREMGQIALLTKEEEVEISKKIELGEDIIIDAFCSVPYLIDFILDYKEPLINRERRVKELFRSFDDEGEEGSEEVEEEEENEEVEDDVEEGEEKEAKPKKHNKKDDKRAEKVIESFKALEKAKKEWLKTANKQNEVETEDEFLAKITLAFKKKILKDKLMDLGPTSKLITEIVKSMETALKSDDEFDRELKRLEYKLPMFSDELKKNHKSILKDIIKLSKEDIIARVPEATMVSTYVEIKKLFATKEASKSGFNLDPILLKEILEQIKRGKKISDEAKARMAKSNLRLVVSIAKRYTNRGLPFLDLIQEGNIGLMKAVDKFEYKKGYKFSTYATWWIRQAISRAIADQARTIRIPIHMIETINRINKINRKYLQEEGKEPDINVIAAEVGLSADKIKQVIKITKEPISLEAPIGNEDDGKFGDFVEDRSSLSPMDHILKNDLKEQIDEVLDQLNEREKAVIRMRFGLLDDESDRTLEEIGKELNVTRERVRQIESSAIKKLKHPKVGRKLKNYIEG